A single region of the Pseudomonas solani genome encodes:
- a CDS encoding alginate export family protein, giving the protein MQTLTRVTPLFRLSTLALLVACASQAGAYELYADEDTHLNADLEAVFGVFHSQENYATTGTKSKGSSSWREGYIKYGISGDQGLGGAGTGYGAFNLLSSATWGDGDAAGFTDGDERTTKIEDAYLGWRSGTLFEALGEDGIDFSFGRQNISVGDGFLINGDALNLGNGLADGEFDRGGAYWLAARKAFDQTAVLRIGGKDGWRGDLMWLKSDNRSQAKPELFVGTLEHVAEQGTVGLTWIDIRDVDEEYASPIQLDRDGMKTYSLRAQGNAGVENLFLSGEYAWQDKKTADNEDAWYLEAGWTFADAPWSPSVSYRYSRFSEAFDPLFFGFNRGYGTWFQGEVAANYAGPFNSNTRVHHVALKATPLENLSIGALYFDFDTLDRDLGNFDGRELDLYAEWAVNDNLVIMPVVGVYEPSRSADNGGTQIGSNDRNLYTQLVFASHF; this is encoded by the coding sequence ATGCAAACTCTCACCCGCGTCACGCCGCTGTTCCGGCTGTCCACCCTCGCTTTATTGGTGGCCTGCGCCTCCCAGGCCGGGGCCTACGAGCTCTACGCCGACGAAGACACCCATCTCAATGCCGACCTGGAAGCCGTGTTCGGCGTCTTCCACAGCCAGGAGAACTACGCCACCACCGGCACCAAGTCGAAAGGGTCCTCCAGCTGGCGCGAGGGCTACATCAAGTACGGCATCAGCGGCGACCAGGGCCTGGGCGGCGCCGGTACCGGCTATGGCGCATTCAACCTGCTCAGCTCCGCCACCTGGGGAGATGGCGACGCGGCGGGCTTCACCGATGGTGACGAGCGCACCACCAAGATCGAGGACGCCTATCTGGGCTGGCGCTCCGGCACCCTGTTCGAGGCCTTGGGCGAGGACGGCATCGACTTCTCCTTCGGCCGCCAGAACATCTCGGTGGGCGACGGCTTCCTGATCAACGGCGACGCCCTGAACCTGGGCAACGGCCTGGCCGACGGCGAGTTCGACCGTGGCGGCGCCTACTGGCTGGCGGCGCGCAAGGCCTTCGACCAGACCGCCGTGCTGCGCATCGGCGGCAAGGACGGCTGGCGCGGCGACCTGATGTGGCTGAAGTCCGACAACCGTTCCCAGGCCAAGCCCGAGCTGTTCGTCGGCACCCTGGAGCACGTGGCCGAGCAAGGCACCGTCGGCCTGACCTGGATCGACATCCGCGACGTCGACGAGGAATACGCCTCCCCCATCCAGCTCGACCGCGACGGCATGAAGACCTACAGCCTGCGCGCCCAGGGCAATGCCGGCGTAGAGAACCTGTTCCTCTCCGGTGAATACGCCTGGCAGGACAAGAAGACCGCCGACAACGAGGACGCCTGGTACCTGGAAGCCGGCTGGACCTTCGCCGATGCGCCCTGGAGCCCCAGCGTCAGCTACCGCTACAGCCGCTTCTCCGAGGCCTTCGACCCGCTGTTCTTCGGCTTCAACCGGGGCTACGGCACCTGGTTCCAGGGCGAGGTGGCGGCCAACTACGCCGGCCCCTTCAACAGCAACACCCGCGTCCACCACGTGGCGCTCAAGGCCACTCCGCTGGAGAACCTGAGCATCGGCGCGCTGTACTTCGACTTCGACACCCTCGACCGCGACCTGGGCAACTTCGACGGCCGCGAGCTGGACCTCTACGCCGAGTGGGCGGTCAACGACAACCTGGTGATCATGCCGGTGGTGGGTGTGTACGAGCCCAGCCGCAGCGCCGACAACGGCGGCACCCAGATCGGCAGCAACGACCGCAACCTCTACACCCAGCTGGTGTTCGCCAGCCACTTCTGA
- the paaD gene encoding 1,2-phenylacetyl-CoA epoxidase subunit PaaD, whose protein sequence is MRPGELIASDRGARPGAPADLARAWSVLGEVMDPEVPVVSVVDLGIVRALDWRGGHLHVVVTPTYSGCPATEVIERDIEQALEGAGFAAPNLERRLAPAWTTDWISDDGRERLRAYGIAPPSGSTSKRALLGEAPEIRCPQCGSVHTEQLSEFGSTACKALHRCKECLEPFDYFKCI, encoded by the coding sequence ATGCGTCCTGGTGAGCTGATCGCCAGCGACCGTGGCGCCCGCCCCGGCGCACCCGCCGACCTGGCCCGCGCCTGGTCGGTGCTCGGCGAGGTGATGGACCCGGAAGTGCCGGTGGTCAGCGTGGTCGACCTCGGCATCGTCCGGGCCCTCGACTGGCGAGGCGGCCACCTTCACGTGGTGGTCACCCCCACCTATTCGGGTTGCCCGGCCACCGAGGTGATCGAGCGTGACATCGAGCAGGCGCTGGAAGGCGCCGGTTTCGCCGCGCCGAACCTGGAACGCCGCCTGGCGCCGGCCTGGACCACCGACTGGATCAGTGACGACGGCCGCGAGCGCCTGCGCGCCTATGGCATCGCCCCGCCCAGCGGCAGCACCAGCAAGCGCGCCCTGCTGGGCGAAGCCCCGGAAATCCGCTGCCCGCAGTGCGGCAGCGTGCATACCGAACAGTTGAGCGAATTCGGCTCCACGGCCTGCAAGGCCTTGCACCGTTGCAAGGAGTGCCTGGAGCCCTTCGATTACTTCAAGTGCATATAG
- a CDS encoding DUF485 domain-containing protein yields MTPQDLDRIRQHPDFIQLVKRKQRLTWSLTAAMLVIYYGFVLLVAFAPGLLGRSLSGGVTSVGMLVGVVIILLAFGLTGIYVTRTNRVLDPLNDKLKQECAP; encoded by the coding sequence ATGACCCCGCAAGACCTCGATCGCATCCGGCAGCACCCGGATTTCATCCAGCTGGTCAAGCGCAAGCAGCGCCTGACCTGGTCCCTCACCGCCGCCATGCTGGTGATCTACTACGGCTTCGTGCTGCTGGTGGCCTTCGCCCCGGGCCTGCTGGGTCGTTCCCTCAGTGGCGGGGTCACCAGCGTCGGCATGCTGGTGGGCGTAGTCATCATCCTCCTGGCCTTCGGCCTCACCGGTATCTACGTGACGCGCACCAACCGCGTGCTCGACCCGCTGAACGACAAGCTCAAGCAGGAGTGCGCACCATGA
- the paaB gene encoding 1,2-phenylacetyl-CoA epoxidase subunit PaaB has product MSEWTLYEVFVRSKHGLNHKHVGSVHAADAAMAIENARELYTRRNEGVSLWVVPSALITASSPDEKEPLFDPAEDKVYRHASFYELPAEVGHM; this is encoded by the coding sequence ATGAGTGAATGGACCCTTTACGAAGTCTTCGTGCGCAGCAAGCACGGCCTCAACCACAAGCATGTCGGCAGCGTGCACGCCGCCGACGCCGCCATGGCCATCGAGAACGCCCGTGAGCTGTACACCCGCCGCAACGAGGGCGTGAGCCTCTGGGTGGTGCCATCGGCGCTGATCACCGCTTCCTCCCCCGATGAGAAGGAACCGCTGTTCGACCCGGCCGAAGACAAGGTCTATCGCCACGCCAGCTTCTACGAGCTGCCGGCCGAAGTCGGCCACATGTGA
- a CDS encoding cation acetate symporter, which produces MKALLALTACATLLASGSALAADAGARPLNLPAIYMFLAFVVFTLGITRWAALRTRSTADFYTAGGGLTGFQNGLAIAGDMISAASFLGISAMMFMNGYDGLLYALGVLAGWPIILFLIAERLRNLGRFTFADVVSYRLDQSPIRITAAFGTLTVALLYLVAQMVGAGKLIELLFGLSYLQAVLLVGVLMVCYVTFGGMLATTWVQIIKAVLLLSGTSFMAFMVLRHFGFSTEAMFAAAASVHAKGAAIMAPGGLLSNPVDAISLGLGMMFGTAGLPHILMRFFTVSDAKEARKSVFYATGFIGYFYLLLIVVGFGSIVMVGTNPEFRDAAGAIIGGGNMVAVHLSHAVGGSLFLGFISAVAFATILAVVAGLALSGASAVSHDLYACVIRKGQASEREEMRVSRLATLGIGVLAVILGILFESQNIAFLSGLVLAIAASVNFPVLFLSMFWKGLTTRGAVAGSLAGLASAIALLVASPAVWVNVLHHEQALFPYANPALFSMTLAFSSAWLFSVTDRSERATRERGRYLAQFIRSMTGIGAAAASRH; this is translated from the coding sequence ATGAAGGCCCTCCTCGCTCTCACCGCCTGCGCCACCCTGCTGGCCTCCGGCAGCGCCCTGGCCGCCGATGCCGGCGCGCGGCCGCTGAACTTGCCCGCCATCTACATGTTCCTGGCGTTCGTCGTGTTCACCCTCGGCATCACCCGCTGGGCCGCCCTGCGCACCCGCTCCACTGCCGACTTCTATACCGCCGGTGGCGGCCTCACCGGCTTTCAGAACGGCCTGGCGATCGCCGGCGACATGATCAGCGCGGCGTCCTTCCTCGGCATCTCGGCGATGATGTTCATGAACGGCTACGACGGCCTGCTCTACGCCCTGGGCGTGCTCGCCGGCTGGCCGATCATCCTCTTCCTGATCGCCGAGCGCCTGCGCAACCTGGGCCGCTTCACCTTCGCCGACGTGGTGTCCTACCGCCTCGACCAGAGCCCGATCCGCATCACCGCCGCCTTCGGCACCCTCACCGTGGCGCTGCTCTACCTGGTGGCGCAGATGGTCGGCGCCGGCAAGCTGATCGAGCTGCTGTTCGGCCTCAGCTACCTGCAGGCGGTGTTGCTGGTGGGCGTGCTGATGGTCTGCTACGTCACCTTCGGCGGCATGCTCGCCACCACCTGGGTGCAGATCATCAAGGCCGTGCTGCTGCTCTCGGGCACCAGCTTCATGGCCTTCATGGTGCTGCGCCACTTCGGCTTCAGCACCGAGGCGATGTTCGCCGCCGCGGCCTCGGTGCACGCCAAGGGCGCCGCGATCATGGCGCCGGGCGGGTTGCTGTCGAACCCCGTCGATGCCATCTCCCTCGGGCTCGGCATGATGTTCGGCACCGCCGGCCTGCCGCACATCCTCATGCGCTTCTTCACCGTCAGCGACGCCAAGGAAGCGCGCAAGAGCGTGTTCTACGCCACCGGCTTCATCGGCTATTTCTACCTGCTGCTGATAGTGGTGGGCTTCGGCTCCATCGTCATGGTTGGCACCAACCCGGAGTTCCGCGACGCCGCCGGCGCCATCATCGGCGGCGGCAACATGGTCGCCGTGCACCTGTCCCATGCGGTGGGCGGCAGCCTGTTCCTCGGCTTCATCTCCGCCGTGGCCTTCGCCACCATCCTTGCGGTGGTCGCCGGCCTGGCGCTCTCCGGTGCCTCGGCGGTGTCCCACGACCTGTACGCCTGCGTGATCCGCAAGGGCCAGGCCAGCGAGCGCGAGGAGATGCGCGTATCACGCCTCGCCACCCTGGGCATCGGCGTGCTGGCGGTGATCCTCGGCATCCTCTTCGAGTCGCAGAACATCGCCTTCCTTTCCGGTCTGGTGCTGGCCATCGCCGCCTCGGTCAACTTCCCGGTGCTGTTCCTCTCCATGTTCTGGAAGGGCCTGACCACCCGGGGCGCCGTCGCCGGCAGCCTGGCCGGCCTGGCGTCGGCCATCGCCCTGCTGGTGGCCAGCCCGGCGGTGTGGGTCAACGTGCTGCACCACGAGCAGGCGCTGTTCCCCTACGCCAACCCGGCGCTGTTCTCCATGACCCTGGCCTTCTCCAGCGCCTGGCTGTTCTCGGTCACCGACCGTTCCGAGCGCGCCACCCGGGAACGCGGCCGCTACCTGGCCCAGTTCATCCGCTCCATGACCGGCATCGGCGCGGCCGCCGCCAGCCGCCACTGA
- the paaE gene encoding 1,2-phenylacetyl-CoA epoxidase subunit PaaE, whose protein sequence is MSKFHSLTIKEVRPETRDAVSIAFDIPASLSDNFRFTQGQHLVVRTQLDGEEVRRSYSICTGVNDGELRVAVKRVAGGRFSSWANEQLKAGHSLDVMPPSGHFNVPLDPVRHGHYLAVAAGSGITPILSIVKTTLETEPNSRVTLLYGNRSSASALFREQLEDLKNRYLQRLNLIFLFSREQQDVDLYNGRIDADKCGQLFQRWIDVRALDAAFICGPQAMTETVRDQLRANGMPAERIHFELFAAAGSEHKREAREAAHETNAAQSRVTVISDGREVSFELARNSQSLLDAGNAQGLELPYSCKAGVCSTCKCRVVEGEVEMDSNFALEDYEVAAGYVLSCQSYPLTDKVVLDFDQL, encoded by the coding sequence ATGAGCAAATTCCATAGCCTGACCATCAAGGAAGTGCGCCCGGAAACCCGCGACGCGGTGTCCATCGCCTTCGACATCCCCGCGAGTCTCAGCGACAACTTCCGCTTCACCCAGGGCCAGCACCTGGTGGTGCGCACCCAGCTGGACGGCGAGGAAGTGCGCCGCTCCTACTCCATCTGCACCGGCGTCAATGACGGCGAGCTGCGCGTCGCGGTCAAGCGCGTGGCGGGCGGGCGCTTCTCCAGCTGGGCCAACGAACAGCTGAAGGCCGGCCACAGCCTCGACGTGATGCCGCCCTCCGGCCACTTCAACGTGCCGCTGGACCCGGTGCGCCACGGCCACTACCTGGCGGTCGCCGCCGGCAGCGGCATCACGCCGATCCTCTCCATCGTCAAGACCACCCTGGAGACCGAGCCCAACAGCCGCGTCACCCTGCTCTACGGCAACCGTTCCAGCGCCTCGGCACTGTTCCGCGAACAGCTGGAAGACCTGAAGAACCGCTACCTGCAGCGCCTCAACCTGATCTTCCTGTTCAGCCGCGAGCAGCAGGACGTGGACCTCTACAACGGTCGCATCGATGCCGACAAATGCGGCCAGCTGTTCCAGCGCTGGATCGACGTGCGCGCCCTGGACGCCGCCTTCATCTGCGGCCCCCAGGCGATGACCGAGACCGTGCGCGACCAGCTCCGCGCCAACGGCATGCCGGCCGAGCGCATCCACTTCGAGCTGTTCGCCGCCGCCGGCAGCGAGCACAAGCGCGAAGCCCGCGAGGCTGCCCACGAAACGAACGCTGCGCAAAGCCGGGTGACGGTGATCAGCGACGGCCGCGAAGTGAGCTTCGAGCTGGCCCGCAACAGCCAGAGCCTGCTCGACGCCGGCAACGCCCAGGGCCTGGAACTCCCCTACTCCTGCAAGGCCGGCGTCTGCTCCACCTGCAAGTGCCGGGTGGTCGAGGGGGAAGTGGAGATGGACAGCAACTTCGCCCTGGAGGACTACGAGGTGGCCGCCGGTTACGTGCTCTCGTGCCAGTCCTATCCGCTGACGGACAAAGTCGTCCTCGACTTCGACCAGCTCTGA
- the paaC gene encoding 1,2-phenylacetyl-CoA epoxidase subunit PaaC: protein MNTKHDLIEYLLRLGDSALVQGQRLCEWCGKAPALEEELALMNVGLDLVGQARNWLEYAAELLDDGRDADHLAYRRDERAYRNLLLVEQPNGDYAVTITKQFLYDAWHFQVLHGLSSSSDERIAGIAAKALKEVTYHLRRSTEWVQRLGDGTEESHRRMLAAIRDTWRFTVELVNGDEVEQRLAAAGIAPAPDDVAAAWKAKVTDTFASATLPLPEPASYFYLSGRRGLHTEHLGLLLAEMQFLQRAHPDASW, encoded by the coding sequence ATGAATACCAAACACGACCTGATCGAATACCTGCTGCGCCTCGGCGACAGCGCCCTGGTGCAGGGCCAGCGCCTTTGCGAATGGTGCGGCAAGGCCCCGGCCCTGGAAGAGGAGCTGGCGTTGATGAACGTCGGCCTCGATCTGGTGGGCCAGGCCCGCAACTGGCTGGAATACGCCGCCGAGCTGCTGGACGACGGCCGCGACGCCGACCACCTGGCCTACCGCCGCGACGAACGTGCCTACCGCAACCTGCTGCTGGTGGAGCAACCCAACGGCGACTACGCGGTGACCATCACCAAGCAGTTCCTCTATGACGCCTGGCACTTCCAGGTGCTGCACGGCCTCAGCAGCTCCAGCGACGAACGCATCGCCGGCATCGCCGCCAAGGCACTGAAGGAAGTCACCTACCACCTGCGCCGCTCCACCGAATGGGTGCAGCGCCTGGGCGACGGCACCGAGGAAAGCCATCGGCGCATGCTGGCGGCCATCCGCGACACCTGGCGCTTCACCGTCGAACTGGTGAACGGCGACGAGGTGGAGCAACGCCTGGCCGCCGCTGGCATCGCTCCGGCGCCGGACGACGTCGCCGCTGCCTGGAAGGCCAAGGTCACCGACACCTTCGCCAGCGCCACCCTGCCGCTGCCGGAGCCGGCCAGCTACTTCTACCTTTCCGGCCGCCGTGGCCTGCACACCGAGCACCTCGGCCTGCTGCTGGCCGAGATGCAGTTCCTGCAAAGGGCCCATCCCGATGCGTCCTGGTGA
- a CDS encoding methyl-accepting chemotaxis protein — MASATGQVNEVARQVLHSSNASLRNSDEQAQRTSSVAAAINQLGAAAQEIARNAADASQQASDARLQSEDGRQVVGKTLDAMNALSTRIQASCGNIESLSGKTVDIGQILDVIKGISEQTNLLALNAAIEAARAGEAGRGFAVVADEVRSLAHRTQVSAQEIQRMIEELQAGAREAVGTMTESQRYSQQSVEIAQRAGDSLSGVTRRIGEIDGMNQSVATATEEQTAVVEALNMDITEINTLNQQGVENLQSTLRACSDLEQQAERLRQLVGSFRL, encoded by the coding sequence GTGGCCTCGGCCACGGGGCAGGTCAACGAAGTGGCCCGCCAGGTGCTGCACAGCTCCAACGCCTCACTGCGCAACTCCGACGAACAGGCCCAGCGCACCAGCAGCGTGGCAGCGGCCATCAACCAGTTGGGCGCGGCCGCCCAGGAGATCGCCCGCAACGCCGCCGACGCTTCGCAGCAGGCCTCCGACGCCCGGCTGCAGAGCGAGGACGGCCGCCAGGTGGTGGGCAAGACCCTGGATGCGATGAACGCGTTGTCGACCCGCATCCAGGCCTCCTGCGGCAACATCGAAAGCCTCAGCGGCAAGACGGTGGACATCGGCCAGATCCTCGACGTGATCAAGGGCATCTCCGAACAGACCAACCTGCTGGCGCTCAACGCCGCCATCGAGGCCGCCCGGGCTGGCGAGGCAGGCCGTGGCTTCGCAGTGGTCGCCGACGAGGTGCGCAGCCTGGCCCACCGCACCCAGGTGTCGGCGCAGGAAATCCAGCGCATGATCGAAGAGCTGCAAGCCGGCGCCCGCGAGGCGGTGGGCACCATGACCGAGAGCCAGCGCTACAGCCAGCAGAGCGTGGAGATTGCCCAGCGCGCCGGCGACAGCCTCTCCGGCGTCACCCGGCGCATCGGCGAGATCGACGGCATGAACCAGTCCGTGGCCACCGCCACCGAGGAACAGACCGCCGTGGTCGAAGCCCTGAACATGGACATCACCGAGATCAACACCCTCAACCAGCAAGGCGTGGAAAACCTCCAGAGCACCCTGCGCGCCTGCTCCGACCTGGAGCAGCAGGCCGAACGCCTGCGGCAGCTGGTGGGCAGCTTCCGCCTCTGA
- a CDS encoding amine dehydrogenase large subunit produces the protein MRINRILVHSALSLGLSLAGLNAHADLPADTIGQVTLPFPPEPHRAYIVDVEFENFVAGRVTVVDPEKKKMLGMVSTGFAAPSTLSRDGKRLYTADLFYSRGTRGTRTDVLTAWDTSTLSPSWEVLIPTKRAEMLTQRYSLGTSSDDRFVYVYNFTPSTSVTVVDTQAKAVTAEIAIPGCVLNYPVGKRAFASLCGDGKLQVIKLDDNGKEVARTQTAFFDPNAEKLVERGIALGDTYYFTTTTGTVRGVDVSGDKPKFLEPWSLTTEAERKAGWAPGGWQLLAVAPKLNRLYVLMHDAHEPMKWEDPSPFVWVYDLKTGKKVATLEAPNPIWSLAATNDDKPLLLGTNITGGLEVFDLASGKHTGTMEKIAKTPIQILSH, from the coding sequence ATGCGAATAAACAGGATCCTCGTCCACTCAGCGCTGAGCCTCGGCTTGTCGCTGGCGGGGCTGAACGCCCATGCGGACCTTCCCGCCGACACCATCGGCCAGGTGACCTTGCCCTTCCCGCCGGAGCCGCACCGCGCCTACATCGTCGACGTCGAGTTCGAGAACTTCGTCGCCGGTCGCGTGACGGTGGTGGACCCGGAGAAGAAGAAGATGCTCGGCATGGTCAGCACTGGCTTCGCCGCGCCCTCGACCCTGAGCCGTGACGGCAAGCGCCTGTACACCGCCGACCTGTTCTATTCGCGCGGCACCCGTGGCACCCGCACCGACGTGCTGACCGCCTGGGACACCTCCACCCTGTCGCCGTCCTGGGAAGTGCTGATCCCCACCAAGCGCGCCGAGATGCTCACCCAGCGCTACTCCCTGGGCACCAGCAGCGACGACCGTTTCGTCTACGTCTACAACTTCACTCCGTCCACCTCGGTCACCGTGGTCGACACCCAGGCCAAGGCGGTGACCGCCGAGATCGCCATCCCCGGGTGCGTGCTCAACTACCCGGTGGGCAAGCGCGCCTTCGCCTCGCTGTGCGGCGACGGCAAGCTGCAGGTGATCAAGCTCGACGACAACGGCAAGGAAGTGGCGCGCACCCAGACCGCCTTCTTCGACCCCAACGCCGAGAAGCTGGTGGAGCGCGGCATCGCCCTGGGCGACACCTACTACTTCACCACCACCACCGGCACCGTGCGCGGCGTGGACGTTTCCGGCGACAAGCCGAAATTCCTCGAGCCCTGGTCGCTGACCACCGAGGCCGAGCGCAAGGCCGGCTGGGCACCGGGTGGCTGGCAGCTGCTGGCCGTGGCGCCCAAGCTCAACCGCCTGTACGTGCTGATGCACGACGCCCACGAGCCGATGAAATGGGAAGACCCGAGCCCCTTCGTCTGGGTCTACGACCTGAAGACCGGCAAGAAGGTCGCCACCCTGGAAGCGCCCAACCCGATCTGGAGCCTGGCCGCCACCAACGACGACAAGCCGTTGCTGCTGGGCACCAACATCACCGGCGGGCTGGAAGTCTTCGACCTGGCCAGCGGCAAGCACACCGGCACCATGGAAAAGATCGCCAAGACGCCGATCCAGATCCTCAGCCACTAG
- the paaZ gene encoding phenylacetic acid degradation bifunctional protein PaaZ, translating into MSNVTTLQSLIAGRWIGQHGAQTLRSAIDGSALFRTHEEHLDFAEAVEFGRRRGIPALMALDFQQRAARLKALGLYLNERKEQLYALSRHSGATRADSWIDIEGGSGTLFAYAGVGARELPSGNVVHEGPAMQLGKQGLFAGSHILVPRGGVAVHINAFNFPIWGMLEKFAPSFLAGMPCIVKPATATSYLTEAAVRLMHESGLLPEGSLQLVIGGTGDLLDRLQGQDVVTFTGSADTAAKLRVNANLVRNSIPFNAEADSLNCAILAPEITPDDPEFDLFVKEVAREMTVKAGQKCTAIRRAIVPAKHIDAVAERLRERLAKVVVGDPAVEGVKMGALASHAQQADVAARVETLLAGSELLFGARDGFAPQGEGVAEGAFFAPTLLRARDPHAEGGAHDIEAFGPVSTLMAYDDIDEAIALAARGKGSLVASLVTRDPAVAAYVVPRAAALHGRLHILDRESAAESTGHGSPLPVLKHGGPGRAGGGEELGGLRAVKHYLQRAAVQGSPTMLAAVTGEYVRGAKVIETEVHPFRRWFDELQIGESLLTHRRTVTEADIVNFGCLSGDHFYMHFDELAAKESQFGKRIAHGYFVLSAAAGLFVSPAPGPVLANYGLDTLRFVNPVGIGDTIQARLTCKRKIDQGKKSAKGEPQGVVAWDVEVTNQDGELVASYDILTLVLKRPT; encoded by the coding sequence ATGAGCAACGTCACCACCCTGCAGAGCCTTATCGCCGGCCGCTGGATCGGCCAGCACGGCGCCCAGACCCTGCGCAGCGCCATCGACGGCAGCGCGCTGTTCCGCACCCATGAAGAGCACCTGGATTTCGCCGAAGCCGTCGAGTTCGGCCGCCGTCGCGGCATTCCCGCGCTGATGGCGCTGGACTTCCAGCAGCGCGCCGCGCGCCTCAAGGCCCTGGGCCTCTACCTCAACGAGCGCAAGGAGCAGCTCTACGCCCTGTCGCGCCACAGCGGCGCCACCCGCGCCGACAGCTGGATCGACATCGAGGGCGGCAGCGGCACCCTGTTCGCCTATGCCGGCGTCGGCGCCCGTGAGCTGCCTTCCGGCAACGTGGTGCACGAAGGCCCGGCCATGCAACTGGGCAAGCAGGGCCTGTTCGCCGGTAGCCATATCCTGGTGCCGCGCGGCGGCGTCGCCGTGCACATCAACGCCTTCAACTTCCCCATCTGGGGGATGCTGGAGAAGTTCGCGCCGAGCTTCCTCGCCGGCATGCCCTGCATCGTCAAGCCGGCCACCGCCACCAGTTACCTCACCGAGGCCGCCGTGCGCCTGATGCACGAATCCGGCCTGCTCCCCGAGGGCAGCCTGCAACTGGTGATCGGCGGCACGGGCGATCTGCTCGACCGCCTCCAGGGCCAGGACGTGGTGACCTTCACCGGCTCCGCCGACACCGCCGCCAAGCTGCGGGTGAACGCCAACCTGGTGCGCAATTCCATCCCCTTCAACGCCGAGGCGGACTCGCTGAACTGCGCCATCCTCGCCCCGGAAATCACCCCGGACGACCCGGAGTTCGACCTCTTCGTCAAGGAAGTGGCCCGGGAGATGACGGTGAAGGCCGGGCAGAAGTGCACCGCCATCCGCCGCGCCATCGTGCCGGCAAAACACATCGATGCCGTGGCCGAGCGCCTGCGCGAGCGCCTGGCCAAGGTGGTGGTCGGCGACCCGGCCGTGGAAGGCGTGAAGATGGGCGCCCTGGCCTCCCATGCCCAGCAGGCAGACGTCGCCGCGCGGGTGGAAACTCTGCTGGCCGGCAGCGAGCTGCTGTTCGGTGCCCGCGACGGCTTCGCCCCGCAAGGTGAAGGCGTGGCCGAAGGGGCTTTCTTCGCCCCCACCCTGCTGCGCGCCCGCGACCCGCACGCCGAAGGCGGCGCCCACGACATCGAGGCCTTCGGCCCGGTGAGTACGCTGATGGCCTATGACGACATCGACGAAGCCATCGCCCTCGCCGCCCGTGGCAAGGGCAGCCTGGTGGCCAGCCTGGTGACCCGCGACCCGGCCGTCGCCGCTTACGTGGTACCGCGCGCCGCCGCCCTGCACGGCCGCCTGCACATTCTCGACCGCGAGTCCGCCGCCGAATCCACCGGCCACGGCTCGCCGCTGCCGGTGCTCAAGCACGGCGGCCCCGGCCGCGCCGGCGGTGGCGAGGAACTGGGCGGCCTGCGCGCCGTGAAGCACTACCTGCAACGCGCCGCCGTGCAGGGCTCGCCCACCATGCTCGCCGCCGTCACCGGCGAATACGTGCGCGGTGCCAAGGTGATCGAAACCGAGGTGCATCCGTTCCGCCGCTGGTTCGACGAGCTGCAGATCGGCGAATCCCTGCTCACCCACCGCCGCACCGTCACCGAAGCCGATATCGTCAACTTCGGCTGCCTCTCGGGCGACCACTTCTACATGCACTTCGACGAGCTGGCGGCCAAGGAATCCCAGTTCGGCAAGCGCATCGCCCACGGCTACTTCGTGCTCTCCGCTGCCGCCGGCCTGTTCGTCTCCCCGGCCCCCGGCCCGGTGCTGGCCAACTACGGCCTCGACACGCTGCGCTTCGTCAACCCGGTGGGCATCGGCGACACCATCCAGGCGCGCCTGACCTGCAAGCGCAAGATCGACCAGGGCAAGAAGAGCGCCAAGGGCGAGCCCCAGGGCGTGGTGGCCTGGGACGTGGAAGTCACCAACCAGGACGGCGAGCTGGTGGCCAGCTACGACATCCTCACCCTGGTGCTCAAGCGTCCTACCTGA